One stretch of Streptomyces sp. NBC_01363 DNA includes these proteins:
- a CDS encoding TetR/AcrR family transcriptional regulator — MTVWDRPEPPTQPVPLDRERIVAAAIALADEGGLEAVSLRKIAARLDAGPMRLYRYISTKEELFDLMVDEVHAEIRAEEQPGDWREALHVLAQRTRQAALRHEWLADLLGGRPALGPNRLAVTEATLAAFDGLADIDTVMRAVETVSAYFIGATRREIANLRAERATGLSKLDWQRASGPHLTRMLATGRFPALARAVYDGTDVDAEASFATGLDWVLDAVAVKLTTPPA; from the coding sequence ATGACTGTGTGGGACCGGCCGGAGCCGCCGACTCAACCCGTGCCGCTCGACCGGGAGCGGATCGTCGCCGCAGCCATCGCGCTGGCCGACGAGGGCGGGCTAGAGGCGGTGTCCTTGCGTAAGATCGCCGCCCGCCTGGACGCCGGCCCCATGCGCCTGTACAGATACATCTCCACCAAGGAGGAGCTGTTCGACCTCATGGTGGACGAGGTCCACGCCGAGATCCGCGCCGAGGAGCAGCCCGGTGACTGGCGGGAGGCGTTGCACGTCCTCGCCCAGCGCACCAGGCAGGCCGCCCTCCGCCACGAATGGCTGGCCGACCTTCTCGGCGGTCGCCCGGCCCTGGGTCCGAACCGCCTTGCCGTGACCGAGGCCACGCTGGCCGCCTTCGACGGCCTCGCGGACATCGACACCGTCATGCGCGCCGTGGAGACTGTCAGCGCCTACTTCATCGGCGCGACCAGGCGCGAGATCGCGAACCTGCGGGCCGAGCGCGCCACGGGCCTGTCCAAGCTCGACTGGCAGCGGGCCTCCGGCCCGCATCTGACGAGAATGCTGGCCACCGGCCGCTTCCCGGCGCTGGCCAGGGCCGTGTACGACGGCACGGACGTGGACGCCGAGGCATCCTTCGCGACCGGCCTGGACTGGGTCCTCGACGCCGTGGCCGTCAAACTCACCACGCCGCCGGCGTGA
- a CDS encoding MazG nucleotide pyrophosphohydrolase domain-containing protein: MSLDALQQQAMRVHDLYDRLNRRERGRVWTREEFMLGFVGDVGDLAKLVMAEEGARDMPGGRVALEHELADCLWSVLILARRFDVDLETAFRRTMTELETAINIRLAGDEEPS, encoded by the coding sequence ATGAGCCTTGACGCGCTGCAGCAGCAGGCGATGCGAGTACATGATCTGTACGACCGGCTGAACCGGCGTGAACGGGGCCGGGTCTGGACACGGGAAGAGTTCATGCTCGGCTTCGTGGGCGATGTCGGTGACCTGGCCAAGCTGGTCATGGCCGAAGAGGGAGCTCGGGACATGCCGGGCGGGCGAGTGGCGCTGGAGCATGAGCTCGCGGACTGTCTGTGGTCGGTGCTCATTCTGGCTCGCCGCTTTGACGTCGATCTGGAGACCGCCTTTCGCCGCACGATGACTGAGCTTGAGACCGCGATCAACATTCGGCTCGCCGGTGATGAGGAACCATCGTGA
- a CDS encoding DUF6233 domain-containing protein, protein MSGGISDLDKNQALADWLEWQLRQVRGRIRELEIAEQQERRRWEQAHAAMRWKIQPQRSSSVALVHRGDCALYPVEGGFLDREEAMIALAEPDIEPCQICRPETGLEQCG, encoded by the coding sequence GTGTCCGGCGGCATATCCGACCTGGACAAGAACCAAGCCCTGGCCGACTGGCTGGAGTGGCAGCTGCGTCAGGTCCGGGGCCGGATCCGGGAACTGGAGATCGCGGAGCAGCAGGAGCGGCGGCGTTGGGAGCAGGCGCACGCCGCGATGCGGTGGAAGATCCAGCCGCAGCGGTCGTCGTCGGTGGCTCTGGTGCACCGCGGGGACTGTGCGCTGTATCCGGTCGAGGGTGGATTCCTCGACCGAGAGGAGGCGATGATCGCGCTGGCCGAGCCGGACATCGAGCCGTGCCAGATCTGCAGGCCCGAGACGGGGCTGGAGCAGTGTGGCTGA
- a CDS encoding DUF4232 domain-containing protein encodes MKYTRVTALAAVGVAAALSLTACGSDGSGKDSSSKGSSSSSSSSSSSDGGSKLQGGPGSGGSEAGNAKSGSGEDTEAKAAANGTMKTGGKVTFCKTQDLAIDAMDAAPDEDSGRIDITMINRGSTTCSATGFAGVDIKDADNTSNPIERGHAQPRITTLKPGDAAVFDLAYDIDNTGDSLASPTNILVTPPNETHTVNLKWPAGAGDIKGAYTDVQVYPTHDQVGGGFATCARRRCDPRDGVRVWGEGGSLQT; translated from the coding sequence GTGAAGTACACCCGCGTCACTGCTCTTGCCGCCGTCGGCGTCGCCGCCGCCCTCTCGCTCACCGCCTGTGGCAGCGACGGCTCCGGGAAGGACTCGTCCTCCAAGGGCTCCTCGTCCTCGTCCTCGTCTTCTTCGTCTTCGGACGGTGGCTCGAAGTTGCAGGGCGGCCCGGGCTCCGGCGGCTCGGAGGCCGGCAACGCGAAGTCGGGCTCCGGTGAGGACACCGAGGCGAAGGCAGCCGCGAACGGCACGATGAAGACCGGCGGCAAGGTCACGTTCTGCAAGACGCAGGACCTGGCCATCGACGCCATGGACGCCGCGCCCGACGAGGACTCCGGCAGGATCGACATCACCATGATCAACCGGGGTTCGACCACCTGCTCGGCGACGGGCTTCGCCGGCGTCGACATCAAGGACGCCGACAACACCTCGAACCCCATCGAGCGCGGCCACGCCCAGCCGCGTATCACCACCCTGAAGCCCGGTGACGCCGCTGTCTTCGACCTCGCCTACGACATCGACAACACCGGCGACAGCCTCGCGTCCCCGACCAACATCCTGGTGACGCCCCCGAACGAGACCCACACCGTGAACCTGAAGTGGCCCGCGGGCGCGGGGGACATCAAGGGCGCCTACACCGACGTTCAGGTCTACCCCACACACGACCAAGTAGGCGGTGGGTTCGCGACCTGCGCCCGGAGGAGATGTGACCCGCGCGACGGGGTGCGGGTCTGGGGCGAGGGTGGCTCGCTCCAGACCTGA
- a CDS encoding DUF6225 family protein translates to MTDVFEHTPQVWNASQLRDALKDLPDDAPVHIGVADDPGDFDGYRDFVLVDAHQVENWWPPTSTAPERTETAQELTLFADWEPGAYDRLD, encoded by the coding sequence ATGACCGACGTCTTCGAGCACACCCCGCAGGTCTGGAATGCCTCGCAGCTTCGCGACGCACTCAAGGACCTGCCCGATGACGCGCCCGTCCACATCGGCGTGGCAGACGACCCCGGCGACTTCGACGGATACCGGGACTTCGTCCTCGTGGACGCTCATCAGGTGGAGAACTGGTGGCCGCCCACCTCCACAGCGCCGGAACGTACCGAGACAGCACAGGAACTGACGCTGTTCGCCGACTGGGAACCGGGCGCATACGACCGTCTGGACTGA